The DNA window ATGCGGATCGTCACCGGCGCCGGCCCGCAGTCGAAGGTGATGACGCCGCCCTGCCTCACGGCCCGCACCACGGCGGCCGACGTGCAGCTCGCGCGGGTGCCCCGGCCCACCACCCGGTCGGGGTGCGAGGTGTCGACCGCGCGGCCGTCCCGCGGGACCGGCACGGGTCGCACCCCGCGCTCGCCGGCGTACGACGGTGCGGCCGGCGTCAGCAGGGTGACGGCGAGCAGGGCGGCGAGGACGACCCGAGTCATCCGTCGAGGCTAGTTCATGGCCGCCGGTAGGCCCGGTGTGCCAGCAGGTGCACGCGGCTGTTGCGGCAGCCCGTCGTGGGGTGCGGCACGAACTGCGCGCGGGTCTCGTCCGGCAGGTAGACCCGGAACCCGTCCACGTGGGCCCGGCGGCAGCGCCCGGCGTACGGGCCCCACGACGTCTCGACGACCGCGCTCACCACTCGCTGGCCCGGTCGGACCAGGAGGGTGCGGACCCGGCTGGACGTCCGCGTCGCGGCGGCACCGACCTGGGTGCCGTCTCCGCCGCCGACGTACGACAGCCCGCCGTACCCATGGATCGTGCACGCCTGGTCCGACGTGTTCCGCAGCACGATCCGTCCGTAGCGGTGGCTGGTCGCGGCGTCGCCGCCGCGGTAGGACGCCGTCAGCTGGGCGTTGGTGCAGGTCGGCGGCTGCGCCTGCGCGGGGGCGCCGGTCGCGGTCAGCAGACCGGCCAGCAGGAGTGCGCTCATCAGCATTCTCTTCATGGGGGTGGGACGCGCACCGGTGCTCCCGGGTTGTCGAGCCGCCGCACATCGACCCCGAAATGGCAGAGGCCCCACCACCCGCAGGGTGATGGGGCCTCTGGACGACTCAGTTCTGGTAGGACCCGAAGTCGAAGTCATCCAGCGCGACGGCCTGGCCGCCATTGCCGAACTCGTAGTCGTAGGAGTCGTAACCGGTGACGGAGTACGCCGCGGCGCGGGCCTCCTCGGTGGGCTCCACCCGGATGTTGCGGTACCGCTCGAGGCCGGTACCAGCCGGGATCAGCTTGCCGATGATCACGTTCTCCTTCAGACCGCGCAGCGAGTCCGAGCGACCGTGGATCGCCGCGTCGGTGAGGACGCGGGTGGTCTCCTGGAAGGAGGCCGCCGAGAGCCACGACTCGGTCGCCAGCGAGGCCTTGGTGATGCCCATGAGCACCGGGCGACCCGAGGCCGGCTTGCCGCCCTCGGAGACGACCCGACGGTTCTCCTCCTCGAACCGGCCACGGTCGACCAGGTCGGAGGGAAGGAGCACGGTCTCGCCCGACTCGATCACCGTGACCCGGCGCAGCATCTGCCGGACGATGATCTCGATGTGCTTGTCGTGGATCGCCACGCCCTGGCTGCGGTAGACGGCCTGGACCTCGTCCACCAGGTGCTCCTGAGCCCGACGGACACCGAGGATCCGCAGGACGTCCTGCGGGTCCGGCGTACCGACGGTGAGCATCTGGCCGACCTCGATGTGCTCGCCGTCCGCGACCAGCAGACGCGACCGCTTCGAGACCGGGTACTCCTGGACCTCGGAGCCGTCGTCCGGCGTGATCAGGATCTTCCGGGTCTTGTCGGTCTCGTCGATCTCCACGCGGCCGGCGGCCTCGGCGATCGGCGAACGACCCTTGGGCGAGCGGGCCTCGAAGAGCTCGACCACGCGGGGCAGACCCTGCGTGATGTCGTCGGCCGAGGCCACACCACCGGTGTGGAAGGTACGCATGGTCAGCTGCGTGCCGGGCTCACCGATCGACTGGGCCGCGATGATGCCGACGGCCTCGCCGATGTCGACGAGCTTGCCGGTGGCCAGCGATCGGCCGTAGCACTTCGCGCAGGTGCCGGTCTTGGCGTCACAGGTCAGCACGGAGCGGACCTTGACCTCCTCGATGCCGGCAGCGACCAGCTCGCCGATCTTGACGTCGCCCAGGTCCTCGCCCGCGACGGCGAGGACATCGCCGGTCTTCGGGTGGGTGACCTCGGTGGCCGCCGACCGGGCGTACGCCGCGGTCTCGGCGTTCTCCGCCTTGACCACGCTGCCGTCCTCGAGCCGCTCACCGATCCGCTTGGGCAGACCGCGCTCGGTGCCACAGTCGTCCTCACGGATGATGACGTCCTGCGACACGTCCACCAGACGACGCGTCAGGTAGCCCGAGTCGGCGGTCCGCAGAGCGGTGTCCGCCAGACCCTTGCGGGCACCGTGCGTCGCGATGAAGTACTCGAGGACGGTCAGGCCCTCACGGAAGTTGGACTTGATCGGGCGCGGGATGATCTCGCCCTTCGGGTTGGCCACGAGACCACGCATGGCCGCGACCTGCCGGATCTGGTTCATGTTTCCGGAGGCACCCGACTCGACCATCATGTAGATCGGGTTGGCGCGGTCGAAGGTGAGCTCCATCGCCTTGCCGACGTCGGCCGCGGCCTGGGTCCAGATCTCGATGAGCTCCTGACGGCGCTCCTCGTCGGTGACCAGACCACGCTCGAACTGGGACTGCACCTTGGCGGCCTGGGCCTCGAAGACCGACAGGATCTCGGCCTTCTCCGGCGGCGTCGTGACGTCGTCGATGGAGACCGTGACACCCGAGAAGGTGGCCCAGCGGAAGCCGGTGTCCTTCAGGGCGTCCAGCGAGGCGGCGACCTCGACCTTGGTGTAGCGCTCGGCCAGGTCGTTGACGATCGCGCCGAGGGCCTTCTTGCCGACCTCGTAGTTCACGTACGGGTAGTCCGCCGGCAGGGTCTCGTTGAAGATCGCCCGTCCGAGGGTGGTCTCCAGCGTGATCTGCTCGCCGGGGGCGAGCGGCTCGAGGCCGAGCTCCATCGGCGGGACGATGTCGTTGAACCGGATCTTCACGTTGCTCTGCAGCGCGATCTCGCCCCGGTCGAAGGCCATGATGGCCTCGGCCTGGGACGCGAACGCCCGACCGTCGCCGGGGGTGTTGTCCCGGTCGGTGGTCAGGAAGAACAGGCCGATGATCATGTCCTGGGTAGGCATGGTCACCGGACGGCCGTCCGACGGCTTCAGGATGTTGTTGGTCGAGAGCATCAGGATCCGGGCCTCGGCCTGCGCCTCGGCCGACAGCGGCAGGTGCACCGCCATCTGGTCACCGTCGAAGTCGGCGTTGAACGCCGAGCAGACGAGCGGGTGGATCTGGATGGCCTTGCCCTCGATCAGCTGGGGCTCGAAGGCCTGGATGCCGAGGCGGTGCAGCGTGGGTGCGCGGTTG is part of the Nocardioides conyzicola genome and encodes:
- a CDS encoding DUF4232 domain-containing protein — protein: MSALLLAGLLTATGAPAQAQPPTCTNAQLTASYRGGDAATSHRYGRIVLRNTSDQACTIHGYGGLSYVGGGDGTQVGAAATRTSSRVRTLLVRPGQRVVSAVVETSWGPYAGRCRRAHVDGFRVYLPDETRAQFVPHPTTGCRNSRVHLLAHRAYRRP
- a CDS encoding DNA-directed RNA polymerase subunit beta'; protein product: MLDVNFFDQLRIGLATADDIRTWSHGEVKKPETINYRTLKPERDGLFCEKIFGPTRDWECYCGKYKRVRFKGIICERCGVEVTRSKVRRERMGHIELAAPVTHIWYFKGVPSRLGYLLDLAPKDLEKVIYFAAYMITSVDEDARHKDLSSLEGKVGLERERLEKRRDSAVEDRAKKLEEDLAALEAEGAKADQRRKVKDGAEREMKQLRDRAQREIDRLNEVWDTFKSLKVQDLMGDEMLYREMKNWFGKYFEGYMGATAIQKRLQDFDTEAEVESLRETIATGKGQRKVRALKRLKVVDAFRKTGNKPQGMVLDAVPVIPPDLRPMVQLDGGRFATSDLNDLYRRVINRNNRLKRLLDLGAPEIIVNNEKRMLQEAVDSLFDNGRRGRPVTGPGNRPLKSLSDMLKGKQGRFRQNLLGKRVDYSGRSVIVSGPQLKLHQCGLPKQMALELFKPFVMKRLVDLSHAQNIKSAKRMVERATSGARYAVVWDVLEEVITEHPVLLNRAPTLHRLGIQAFEPQLIEGKAIQIHPLVCSAFNADFDGDQMAVHLPLSAEAQAEARILMLSTNNILKPSDGRPVTMPTQDMIIGLFFLTTDRDNTPGDGRAFASQAEAIMAFDRGEIALQSNVKIRFNDIVPPMELGLEPLAPGEQITLETTLGRAIFNETLPADYPYVNYEVGKKALGAIVNDLAERYTKVEVAASLDALKDTGFRWATFSGVTVSIDDVTTPPEKAEILSVFEAQAAKVQSQFERGLVTDEERRQELIEIWTQAAADVGKAMELTFDRANPIYMMVESGASGNMNQIRQVAAMRGLVANPKGEIIPRPIKSNFREGLTVLEYFIATHGARKGLADTALRTADSGYLTRRLVDVSQDVIIREDDCGTERGLPKRIGERLEDGSVVKAENAETAAYARSAATEVTHPKTGDVLAVAGEDLGDVKIGELVAAGIEEVKVRSVLTCDAKTGTCAKCYGRSLATGKLVDIGEAVGIIAAQSIGEPGTQLTMRTFHTGGVASADDITQGLPRVVELFEARSPKGRSPIAEAAGRVEIDETDKTRKILITPDDGSEVQEYPVSKRSRLLVADGEHIEVGQMLTVGTPDPQDVLRILGVRRAQEHLVDEVQAVYRSQGVAIHDKHIEIIVRQMLRRVTVIESGETVLLPSDLVDRGRFEEENRRVVSEGGKPASGRPVLMGITKASLATESWLSAASFQETTRVLTDAAIHGRSDSLRGLKENVIIGKLIPAGTGLERYRNIRVEPTEEARAAAYSVTGYDSYDYEFGNGGQAVALDDFDFGSYQN